The window TCGAGCCGGGCAAGGCGGTCGCCACCCGTGCCGCGTCCGGCAAGGTCCTCCAGTCGCTCGGCGCGGTCGTCCCCGAGCTGTGGGGCGGCTCGGCCGACCTGGCCGGTTCGAACAACACCACCATCGACAAGACGTCGTCGTTCCTCCCGAAGGGCAACCCGCTGCCGGAGGCCGACCCGTACGGCCGGACGATCCACTTCGGCATCCGCGAGTTCTCCATGGCCGCGGAGATGAACGGCATCGCCCTGCACGGCAACACCCGGATCTACGGCGGCACCTTCCTGGTGTTCTCCGACTACATGCGCAACGCGGTGCGGATGTCGGCCCTGATGCAGCTCCCGGTGACCTACGTGTGGACGCACGACTCGGTCGGTCTGGGCGAGGACGGCCCGACCCACCAGCCGGTCGAGCACCTGGCCGCGCTGCGGGCCATCCCGGGCCTGAACGTCGTACGCCCGGCCGACGCGAACGAGACCGCGACCGTCTGGGCCGAGATCCTCAGGCGGCACACCACCGATCCCGCCCCGCACGGCCTCGCACTCACCCGCCAGGGCGTGCCCACGTATGCGCCGAACCCGGACGCGGCGCGCGGCGGCTACGTCCTGGCCGACTCCTCGACCGAGGTGCCGGACGTGGTGATCGTCGCCACGGGCTCCGAGGTGCAGCTCGCCGTCGCCGCCCGTGAGGCCCTGGAGGCCGAGGGGGTAGGCACCCGGGTGGTGTCGATGCCGTCGGTGGAGTGGTTCGAGGAGCAGCCGCGCGAGTACCGCGAGCGGGTGCTGCCGCCGTCCGTGAAGGCCCGGGTCGCGGTCGAGGCCGGGATCGGCCTGACCTGGCACCGGTTCGTGGGGGACGCGGGACGCATCGTCTCCCTGGAGCACTTCGGCGCCTCCGCCGACGCCGGAACCCTGTTCGCCGAGTTCGGCTTCACCTCCGAGAACGTCGCCGCCGCGGCCCGCGAGTCCCTCGCCGCCGCGCGTGGCTGACCCGAACGCCCGAAAGAAGATGATCACTGTGAGCGAAGCGACCGCGAGCGCGGGAGCACTCAAGCGCCTCTCCGACGAGGGCGTGTCGATCTGGCTCGACGACCTGTCGCGCCGGCGGATCGAGTCCGGCAACCTGGCCGAGCTCGTCGCCACGAGGAACGTCGTCGGCGTCACCACCAACCCGTCCATCTTCCAGGCCGCCATCGGTTCGGGCGAGGGCTACGAGGCGCAGCTCGCCGACCTGGCGGTGCGGGGCGTCACGGTCGACGAGGCCGTCCGGATGATGACCACCGCCGACGTCCGCTCCGCCGCCGACATCCTGCGGCCGGTGTACGACGCCACCGGCGGGCGGGACGGCCGGGTCTCCATCGAGGTCGACCCGCGCCTCGCCCACGACACCACGGCGACCGTCGCCGAGGCCCGTCAGCTGGCCTGGCTGGTGGACCGCCCGAACGTGATGATCAAGATCCCGGCGACGCAGGCCGGCCTGCCGGCCATCACCGAGGTGATCGGCGCGGGCATCAGCGTGAACGTGACGCTGATCTTCTCGCTGGAGCGCTACCGCGAGGTCATGGACGCCTATGTCGCCGGCCTGGAGAAGGCCCAGGCGGCCGGTCTCGACCTGTCGGACATCCACTCGGTGGCCTCCTTCTTCGTCTCCCGCGTCGACTCCGAGATCGACAAGCGGCTGACGCTGCTGGGCACGGACGAGGCCCTCGCGCTGAAGGGCCGGGCGGCCCTGGCCAACGCGCGGCTCGCCTACGAGGCGTACGAGCAGGTATTCGCCGGGGCCCGCTGGCAGGCGCTGGGCGGGGCCCGCGCGAACCGGCAGCGCCCCCTTTGGGCCTCCACCGGTGTGAAGGACCCGGCATACAAGGACACCCTGTACGTGGACGATCTGGTCGCCCCCGGCACGGTCAACACCATGCCGGAGGCCACGCTGAACGCCGTCGCCGACCACGGTGACGTCCAGGGCGACACGGTCACCGGCGGTTATGCCCAGGCCCGCGCCGACCTGGCGGCCGTCGAGCGGCTCGGCATCGGGTACGACGAGGTGGTGCGGCAACTGGAGAACGAGGGCGTGGCCAAGTTCGAGGTGGCCTGGCAGGACCTGCTGGACGCGGTCACCAAGTCCTTGAACGACAAGGGAGTTGACGCGGAATGAGCGAGGGCATCCCCCAGACGGCCATCCCCCAGACGGCCGAACAGGAGACCAAGGGGACCAAGGAGGAGAAGGAGGCCGTGGCGGCCCAGGAGGCGGCCGGGGTCGAGCCGACCGGGGTGGACGGCGCGGCCCGGGCCGTCGTCCCGCCCACGGAGTTCACCGAGGCCGACTTCGTCAACCCTCTGCGCGACGCGCGCGACCGCCGACTGCCGAGGATCGCGGGCCCGTCCGGGCTCGTCATCTTCGGCGTGACCGGCGACCTGTCCCGCAAGAAGCTGATGCCGGCCGTGTACGACCTGGCCAACCGCGGTCTGCTGCCGCCGGGCTTCTCGCTGGTGGGCTTCGCCCGCCGGGACTGGGAGGACCAGGACTTCGCGCAGGTGGTGCACGACGCGGTCCGTGAGCACGCCCGGACCCCGTTCCGCGAGGAGGTCTGGCAGCAGCTCTCCGAGGGCATGCGGTTCATCCCGGGCGACTTCGACGACGACATGGCGTTCAAGCAGCTGCGCTCCGCCGTCGAGGAGCTGGACGCCTCCCGGGGCACCAGCGGCAACTACGCCTTCTACCTCTCGGTGCCGCCGAAGTTCTTCCCGAAGGTCGCCCAGCAGCTCAAGAAGCACGGGCTGGCGAACGCCCCCGACGGCTCCTGGCGCCGCGCGGTCATCGAAAAGCCGTTCGGGCACGATCTGGAGTCGGCCGAGGAGCTGAACACGATCGTGCACGACGTGTTCGACCCGGAGCAGGTCTTCCGGATCGACCACTACCTGGGCAAGGAGACCGTCCAGAACATCCTGGCGCTGCGCTTCGCCAACCAGATGTTCGAACCGATCTGGAACCGGTCGTACGTCGACCATGTGCAGATCACCATGGCCGAGGACATCGGCATCGGCGGCCGCGCGGGGTACTACGACGGGATCGGCGCCGCCCGTGACGTCATCCAGAACCATCTGCTCCAGCTGATGGCGCTCACCGCGATGGAGGAGCCGGCCGCCTTCGACGCGGCGTCGCTGCTCACCGAGAAGCTCAAGGTGCTGCGGGCCGTGCAGTTGCCGGAGGACCTCGGGAAGAACACCGTGCGCGGGCAGTACGCGGCGGCCTGGCAGGGCGGCGCGAAGGTCGGCGGCTATCTGGACGAGGACGGCATCGACGCCTCGTCGAAGACCGACACCTACGCCGCGATCAGGCTCCAGGTGGACAACCGCCGCTGGGCGGGCGTCCCGTTCTACCTGCGCACCGGCAAGCGGCTCGGCCGCCGGGTGACGGAGATCGCCGTGGTGTTCCAGCGGGCCCCGCACTCCCCGTTCGACTCCACCGCGACCGAGGAGCTCGGCGCCAACGCGATCGTCATCCGCGTACAGCCGGACGAGGGCATGACGGTCCGGTTCGGATCCAAGGTGCCGGGTACGTCGATGGAGATCCGGGACGTGACGATGGACTTCGCCTACGGCGAGTCGTTCACCGAATCGAGCCCGGAGGCGTACGAACGGCTGATCCTTGACGTCCTCCTGGGCGACGCCAATCTGTTCCCCCGTCACCAGGAAGTGGAAGAGTCCTGGAAGATCCTCGACCCGATCGAGCGCTACTGGGCCACGCACGGCAGGCCGGCGCAGTACGCCTCGGGGAGCTGGGGACCCGCGGAAGCCGACGAGATGCTCGCACGAGACGGACGGAGCTGGCGCAGGCCATGAAGATCGACCTGACCGACACCACGGCAAGCAAGATCAACAAGGCGCTGGTGCAGGGGCGCCGGGCCATCGGCACTCCCGCCGTGGGCATGGTCCTGACGATGGTGATCGTCACGGACGAGGAGAACGCCTACGACGCGATCAAGGCGGCCGAGGAGGCGTCGCACGAGCACCCCTCGCGCACCCTGGTCGTCATCAAGCGGCACGCCCGCACCCCGCGCGACCGCCAGTCCTCCCGGCTGGACGCCGAGGTCCGGGTGGGCGCCGACGCGGGCACCGGCGAGACGGTGATCCTGCGGACCTACGGCGAGGTGTCCGACCACGCCGACTCGGTGGTGCTGCCGCTGCTGCTGCCGGACGCGCCGGTGGTGGTGTGGTGGCCGGTGGACGCCCCCGAGGTGCCCTCCAAGGACCCGCTGGGGGCGCTGGCCCAGCGGCGGATCACCGACCTGTACGCCGTGGAGAACCCCCTGGAGACGCTGCGGGCCCGGGTCCGCTCCTACGCGCCCGGCGACACCGACCTCGCCTGGACCCGGCTGACGCCCTGGCGTTCGATGCTGGCGGCGGCGCTGGACCAGGCCCGGGCGCGGATCACCTCGGCGGCCGTGGAGGCCGAGGCCGAGAACCCGGCCGCCGAGCTGCTGGCCCGCTGGCTGGAGGCCCGGCTGCACGTCTCGGTCGACCGGGTGGTCACCGCCGGGCCGGTCGTCACGGCCGTGCGTCTGGGCACCGAGAACGGCGAGATCGTCATCGACCGCCCCGAGGGCCCGCTGGCCACGCTGACCCTGCCGGGCCAGCCCTCCCGCACCCTGGCACTGAAGGTCCGTGCCACCTCCGAACTCATCGCCGAGGAGCTCAGGCGCCTCGACGCCGACGAGATGTACGCCATCGCCCTGAACGGCGAGGCAACCGAGGAGACCCCCGCTCATGTCTGACTCCCCCTCCGGCTCCCCCGAGCTCACCCGGCGGCCCGAGTGGACCGCCCTGGAGGACCACCGCAAGGACGCCCTGCCGCAGCCCGACCTGCGTGAGCTGTTCGCGGCCGACCCGGGGCGCGCCGAGCGCTACGTCGTCCGCGTGGGCGATCTGCGCATCGACTACTCCAAGCACCTGGTCACCGACGAGACGCTGGCCCTGCTCCAGGAGCTGGCCGCCGCCACCGACGTGTTCGGGCTGCGCGACGCGATGTTCCGCGGCGAGCGGATCAACGTCACCGAGGACCGTGCCGTGCTGCACACCGCGCTGCGCGCCCCGCGGGACGCGGTGGTCGAGGTCGACGGCGAGAACGTCGTCCCGGGTGTGCACGCGGTGCTGGACAAGATGGCCGGCTTCGCCGACCGCGTCCGCTCCGGGGAGTGGACCGGCCACACCGGCAAGCGCATCCGCAACGTCGTCAACATCGGCATCGGCGGCTCCGACCTGGGCCCGGCGATGGCGTACGAGGCGCTGCGGCCGTTCACCGACCGGGAGCTGACGTTCCGCTTCGTGTCGAACGTGGACGGCTCCGACCTCCACGAGGCCGTGCGCGACCTGGACCCGGCGGAGACGCTGTTCATCGTCGCGTCCAAGACCTTCACCACCATCGAGACGATCACCAACGCGACCTCGGCGCGCTCCTGGCTGCTCAAGGGCCTGGGCGGCGACGAGAAGGCGGTCGCGAAGCACTTCGTGGCGCTCTCGACGAACTCCGAGAAGGTCGCCGGGTTCGGCATCGACGTCGACAACATGTTCGAGTTCTGGGACTGGGTCGGCGGCCGCTACTCGTACGACTCCGCGATCGGCCTGTCCCTGATGATCGCCATCGGCCCGGACCGCTTCCGGGAGATGCTCGACGGCTTCCGCATCGTCGACGAGCACTTCCGCAACGCCCCCGCCGAGGCCAACGCCCCGCTGCTGCTGGGCCTGCTCGGCATCTGGTACGGCAACTTCCACGACGCCCAGTCGCACGCGGTGCTGCCCTACAGCCACTACCTGTCCAAGTTCACCGCCTACCTCCAGCAGCTCGACATGGAGTCCAACGGCAAGTCGGTGGACCGCGAGGGCCGGCCCGTGCGGTGGCAGACGGGGCCGGTGGTGTGGGGCACGCCCGGCACCAACGGGCAGCACGCCTACTACCAGCTCATCCACCAGGGCACCAAGCTCATCCCGGCGGACTTCATCGGCTTCGCCCGGCCCGTCGCCGAACTGAGCGACGGACTGAAGGCACAGCACGACCTGCTGATGGCCAATCTGTTCGCGCAGGGGCAGGCGCTCGCCTTCGGCAAGACCGCCGAGGAGGTGCGGGCCGAGGGCGTGCCCGAGGAGCAGGTGCCGCACCGCACCTTCCGGGGCAACCACCCGACCACGACGATCCTGGCCGGCGAACTGACCCCGTCGGTCCTCGGCCAGCTGGTCGCCCTCTACGAGCACAAGGTGTTCGTGCAGGGCGCGGTGTGGAACATCGACTCCTTCGACCAGTGGGGCGTCGAGCTCGGCAAGGTCCTCGCCAAGCGCGTCGAGCCCGCCCTGACCGAGGGCGCCGATGTCCCCGGTCTCGACCCGTCCACGGCCGCGCTGGTGGCCGCCTACCGCAATCTTCGGGAAGTGAACTGACATGCAGATCGGACTTGTGGGTCTCGGCAAGATGGGCGGCAACATGCGCGAGCGCCTGCGCAACGCCGGCCACACCGTCATCGGCTACGACACCAACCCCGAGAAGTCGGACGCCGACAGCCTGGCCGACCTCGTCAACCAGCTCGACGCGCCGCGCACGGTCTGGGTCATGGTCCCGGCCGGCGACGCCACCCAGCACGTCATCGACCAGCTCGCGGGCCTCCTCAAGCCGTACGACACGGTCGTCGACGGCGGCAACTCCCGCTGGACGGACGACGAGAAGCACGCCGAGGAGCTGGGCAAGCGCGGCATCGGCTTCGTCGACGCCGGTGTCTCCGGCGGCGTGTGGGGCCTGAAGAACGGCTACGCCCTGATGGTCGGCGGCGAGAAGGAGTACGTCGACCCGCTGCGGCCGATCTTCGAGGCGCTCAAGCCGGAGGGTCCGTACGGCTTCGTCCACGCGGGCAAGGTGGGCGCCGGGCACTTCGCGAAGATGGTCCACAACGGCATCGAGTACGCGATGATGCAAGCCTACGCCGAGGGCTGGGAGCTGCTGGAGGCCGTGGACTCGGTGGACAACGTCCGCGAGGTGTTCCGCTCCTGGCAGGAGGGCACCGTCATCCGCTCCTGGCTGCTGGATCTGGCGGTGGACGCCCTGGACGAGGACGAGCACCTGGAGGAGCTCCGGGGCTATGCCCAGGACTCCGGCGAGGGACGCTGGACCGTGGAGGCCGCGATCGACAACTCCGTCCCGCTGCCCGCGATCACCGCCTCCCTCTTCTCCCGGTTCGCCTCCCGTCAGGACGACTCGCCGCAGATGAAGATGATCGCGGCACTGCGCAACCAGTTCGGCGGCCACGCCGTCGAGTCCGTGAAGAAGGCGTAGCACCGTGGGCGATCTGCTGATGGTCCGTCACGGCGAGACGGAGTGGAGCCGGAGCGGACAGCACACCAGCTTCACCGACCTGCCCCTCACCGCGCGCGGTGAGGAACAGGCCAAGTCGCTGGTTCCGCTGCTGGCGGGCCGCCCCTTCGCGCTGGTCCTCACGAGCCCCCTCACCCGCGCGGTGCGCACCGCCGAACTCGCGGGCCTGACGGGGGCCGTGCGGGACCCGGACCTGCACGAGTGGTACTACGGCGCCTACGAGGGCGTCACGAGCGACGAGATACACCGCACCCGCCCGGACTGGGACCTGTGGACCGACGGGGGCCCGGCCGGTGCCGACGGCGCGCCGGGCGAGTCCCCAAAGGAGGTCGGCGTGCGCGCCGACCGGGTGCTGTCCCGGGTGGCGGGGGCGCTGCCCGAGGGCGATGTGATGCTGGTGGCCCACGGCCACTTCCTTCGCGCCCTGACGGCCCGCCGCCTGGGCCTGACAGCGGCGGAGGGACGCCTGTTCCGGCTGGAGACGGGCACGGTCAGCCGGCTGTCGACCGAGCACGGACGGCCCGTGATCGCGGAGTGGAACGCGCGGGCGTAACGGACGTCGGCCGGGGGTGAGTTGACGCTGGGTTGACAGCCCCCGGCCGGGACGTCAGAGTCCCCGCTGATGGAGATCGACAATATGACATCCGCCGAGGAGCGGGTGTGGCGTGCCTTCGCGCGTGGCCAGGACGTGGACTTCCGTGAGTCGGCGGACGAGGATCCGGAGCGGGGCGCGGACTGGGGGCCCGAACGGACCGTACGCGCGGCCGTGTTGCGGGCCCTGCTGCTGAGCGCTCCGCAGGAGGACGGCGAGACGGCCACCCTCAGGCTCGGGGGTGCGCGGATCACCGGGGTGCTCGACCTCAAGTACAGCGAAATCGATCACGCCGTGCGCCTGAGTCACTGCTACTTCGAGAACGTCCCCGTGCTGTACGCGGCGCGTCTGCGCCAGCTGAACCTGCGCGACTCCGTCCTGCCCGGCCTGGACGCCGCAACCCTGCGGGTGGACGGCGTCCTGCGCATGTCGGACTGTCTGTTCGACGGGCCCGTGCGGCTCGGCGGCGCGCAGATCGCCGGGGCGCTGTTCCTGGACCGCGCCGACATCGGCGCACGGTCCGCCGGTCAGCCGGCGCTCCAGCTCAACCATGTGACCGTCGGGGACGGCCTGTCGGCGGCGGGCCTGCGGGCGCTGGGCGGGGTGCGTCTGACGGGCGCGTCGGTCGCCGGGTCCGTCGACCTGGGCCAGGCCCGGCTGGAAGGCGGCAGGGGCGAGGTCGTCCTCGACGCGGAGCTGGCCGCGGTGGAGGGCGACGTCCTGCTGCGCGGCGTGGACGTGCACGGCTGGATCGGCCTGCGCGGCGCCCGGATCGGGGGCCGCCTGGACCTGTCGCACGCGCGCCTGTCGAACCCCGGTGACGCGGCGCTGCGGGCCAGCAGCTGCACCATAGGAGAGGTCTGGCTGCGCAAGAGCCCGCCCATGGAGGGCACCCTCAATCTGCGGCGCGCCCAGGTGGACGTGCTGTGGCTGGAGCCGGACGTGGTCCCGGAGGAGGTCCTGCTCGACAGCCTCGTCTACACCTCCCTCACCCCGCACGCGCCCGCCGAACGCCGGCTCGCGATGCTGGAGCGGGACGGCGAGGGCTATGTCCCGCACGCCTACGAGCAGTTGACCGCCGCCTACCGGCGCATCGGCGACGACCACGCCGCCCGCCAGGTCCAGCTCGCCAAGCAGCGCCGCCACCGCGGCACCCTCCCCTGGTACGGCCGACTGTGGGGCTATGTCCAGGACGCCACCGTCGGCTACGGCTTCCGCCCCCTGCGGGCCGCGGGCTGGCTGGTGTCGCTGCTCGTGATCGGCTCCGTCGCCTACGCGCTGCACCACCCCCAGCCGCTGAAGACGGACGAGGCCCCGCAGTTCAACCCGGTGTTCTACACGCTGGATCTGCTCCTGCCCGTGATCTCCTTCGGACAGGAGGGGGCGTTCGCCCCCGCCGACGGCTACCAGTGGCTGTCCTACGCCCTGGTCCTCACCGGCTGGATCCTCGCCACCACGGTCGTCACCGGCATCACCAGGACCGTCAGCCGCCAGTGAGGGCCCGCACCGCGTGCTGGGCGGCCAGCCGTACCGGGGCGTTGGCGGCGCCGTAACCCCGGTAGCCGTCGTCGCGCTGGACCAGTTCGAAGAAGACGCGGCCGATGGTCCGGGTGTAGCAGTGGCGGAAGACGCCGTGCGCGTCGCGGTCGTAGAGGATGCCGAGGTCGCGGTAGGTCTCCAGCTCGCCGTCGGCGAACTCGAAGCGGGCGGCGAGGTCGTCGTAGTAGTTCGCGGGGACGGGCAGCAGCCGACCGCCGGCCTCGCGGAAGCGGCGGGCCGCGGCGACCACGTCGTCGGTGGCGAGGGCGATGTGCTGGGCCCGGCCGGTGTCGTCCGTGGGCGCGGCGCCGACGGTGAGGGCGATGCGGACGCTGCCGTCGGGGTTGGTGACGGCCCGGCTGCGCAGCAGTCCGTAGGGGTCGGCGACGTCGACGCTCTCCTGGGCGTGCAGTCCGAGCACCCCGCGGTGGAAGAGGGCCGCCTCGTCGAAGTGGTGCCAGGGCTGCGTGAGCGCGAGGTGGTCGATACGGCGGATGCCCGTGGGGGCGGGGGCCGGGCCGGTGTCCTCGAAGTCGGCCCGCCAGTCGGGCAGGCCGGGGCGGCCGGTGGCGCAGAAGAAGAGTTCCGTGCCGTCGGGGGCGGCGACCGCGTCCAGCGGGACGTCCTCGGGGCCGCGGCGGCGGGGCAGGACGGGTGCCAGCAGCGCCTCGGCACGCCGGGCCGCCGCGGCCGGGTCGGGTGACTCCAGCCCGATCGCGGCGAGCTGCGTGCCGTCACGGCGGACGGCCGGCCCGGTGTTGACGAGGATGCGGGCCTCGCCCTGCTCCCAGAGGGCGACGGGCTTGCCGCGGTGCCGGGCGGTGCGGGTGAAGCCGAGGGAGCCGAGCAGGGCGGTGAGGGGCTCGGCGTCGGGCGTGACCAGCTCGGCGAAGGCGACGCCGGTGGGGACGACGGGGTCGGGCAGGGCGGCCCGGCCGACGCTCTCCTGGAGGACCAGCAGGGAACGCCGGGCGTCCACGGCGGTCGGGCCGGCGTCGGCCTGGCGGAAGACGTCGTTGAAGACCTCCAGGGAGAGCGGGCCGTCGTAGCCGGTGCTCAGGACGTGCCGCACCAGGCCCGCGACGTCGAAGCCGCCCTGGCCGGGGAAGCAGCGGTAGTGGCGGCTCCACTGGAGGACGTCCATGGCGAGCAGCGGGGCGTCGGCGAGCTGGAGGAAGAAGATCTTCTCGCCGGGGATGTCCTCGATGCCCTTGGGGTCAGAGCCGCGCGAGAGGATGTGGAAACTGTCCAGGCAGGTGCCGAGCGCCGGATGCCCGGCCGCCTCGACGATGCGCCAGGCGTGGTCGTACGTGCTGACGTGCCGTCCCCAGGCGAGCGCCTCGTAGGCCACCCTGACGCCGGACTCCCGCGCGAGGTCGGCGAGCCGGCTGAGCTGCTCGGCGGCGAGGGCGTCGTCGTCCACCGCCTGCGGGGAGACGCTGGAGCAGACCAGGACGGTGTCGGCGCCGAGCCTGCGCATCAGCTCGAACTTGTGCCGGGCCCGCCGCAGGTTCCGGGCGAACTCGGCCTCGGGCACGGCCTCGATGTCCCGCATGGGCTGGAAGAGGTCGATGCTCAGGCCGAGATCGGCGCAGCGGGCGCGGATGTCCTCGGGGGTGAGGTGGCCGGCCAGCAGATCGTTCTCGAAGATCTCCACCCCGTCGAAGCCGGCCCGGGCCGCGGCGTCGAGTTTCCCGGTGAGGGATCCGCTGAGGGAGACGGTGGCGATGGACGTACGCACGTCGGTACCTCTTCTCTGGGCGTGTCGTTCGGACCCGGGCCCTTTAGTTCGGTGCCCCGACGGCCCCGGCCAGTTCGGTCAGGTCCGTCAGCATCCGCGCGGCGTCGGGTTCCCGCCCGGTGAACAGGCGGAACGCGTCGGCGGCCTGGAAGGCGGCCATACCGCCGCCGTCGAGGGTGGCGCAGCCCAGCGCGCGGGCGGTGCGCAGCAGTTCGGTCTCCAGCGGGCGGTAGACCACCTCGGCGACCCACAGCCCGGGGTGGAGCAGGTCGGCCGGCAGGGGCAGGCCGGGGTGGGCGGCCATGCCGGTGGGCGTGGCGTGGACGATGCCGTCGGCGTGCGCGAGCAGCTCGGCCTGCCGTTCCGGGGGCGCGGCGGCCGCACGGCCCTCACCGAAGGCGCGGTTCAGGGAGCCGGCCAGGGCGGCGGCCCGTTCGGGCAGCGCGTCGACGACGGTGACCCGCTCGGCGCCGAGGGTGAGCGTGGCGTGCGCGACGGCCGCGCCCGCACCGCCCGCGCCCAGCTGCACGACCCGCTCCAGCGGTGCGTCGGGCAGTCCGCGCGCGAAGGACGCGGCGAAGCCGGTGACGTCCGTGTTGTGGCCGGTGGCGCGGCCGTCCTCGAAGACGACGGTGTTGACCGCGCCCAGCGCCTCCGCCTGCGGGGCGAGCGCGTCCAGATGCTCGATGACGAGCTGCTTGCAGGGATGCGTGATGTTGAGCCCGTCGAAGCCCAGGTCGCGGGCGGCCCGCACCAGATCGCCCACCGCCTCGGGCGGCACCCCGAGCGGATCGATGTCGATGAGCCGGTACAGCAGGCGCAGGCCCTGGCGGTCGCCCTCCCGCTCGTGCAGCGCCGGACTGAGTGAGGGGCCGATGCCGGAACCGATCAGTCCGACGAGATACGAGTCCTTGGGCACACGGGCCTCCCGAGCAGCTACCTAATGTACGAACCAGTACGTTAGCTATATCAGCCGAGGACGGGCCCGGGAAGACCCCGCAGACGGACGGGCCCCTGCTTCTACAATCACCGGCACCGGCCCCTCCGCCCGAAGGAACCTGATGACCAGCGTCGAAGAACCGGCACGTCCTGGCGAGCGCATCCGTGACGCCGCCCGCACCCAGGCCGAGATCCTCGACGTCGCCACCCAGGAGTTCGCCCGGGCCGGCTACGACGGGGCCCGGGTGGACGAGATCGCCGCCCGCACCCGCACCACGAAGCGGATGATCTACTACTACTTCGGCGGCAAGGAACAGCTCTTCACCTCCGTGCTGGAACGGGCGTACGGCGTGATCCGGGAGGCCGAGCAGCAGCTCGACGTCGACCATCTGGATCCCGTGGCGGCGATCCGGCGGCTGGCCGAGGTGACCTTCGACCACCACGAGCAGCACCCGGACTTCATCCGCCTGGTCAGCATCGAGAACATCCACGAGGCGCAGCACATCGCCGCCTCCGAGAAGCTCGGCAAGATCGGCTCC of the Streptomyces koelreuteriae genome contains:
- the tal gene encoding transaldolase — its product is MITVSEATASAGALKRLSDEGVSIWLDDLSRRRIESGNLAELVATRNVVGVTTNPSIFQAAIGSGEGYEAQLADLAVRGVTVDEAVRMMTTADVRSAADILRPVYDATGGRDGRVSIEVDPRLAHDTTATVAEARQLAWLVDRPNVMIKIPATQAGLPAITEVIGAGISVNVTLIFSLERYREVMDAYVAGLEKAQAAGLDLSDIHSVASFFVSRVDSEIDKRLTLLGTDEALALKGRAALANARLAYEAYEQVFAGARWQALGGARANRQRPLWASTGVKDPAYKDTLYVDDLVAPGTVNTMPEATLNAVADHGDVQGDTVTGGYAQARADLAAVERLGIGYDEVVRQLENEGVAKFEVAWQDLLDAVTKSLNDKGVDAE
- the zwf gene encoding glucose-6-phosphate dehydrogenase yields the protein MSEGIPQTAIPQTAEQETKGTKEEKEAVAAQEAAGVEPTGVDGAARAVVPPTEFTEADFVNPLRDARDRRLPRIAGPSGLVIFGVTGDLSRKKLMPAVYDLANRGLLPPGFSLVGFARRDWEDQDFAQVVHDAVREHARTPFREEVWQQLSEGMRFIPGDFDDDMAFKQLRSAVEELDASRGTSGNYAFYLSVPPKFFPKVAQQLKKHGLANAPDGSWRRAVIEKPFGHDLESAEELNTIVHDVFDPEQVFRIDHYLGKETVQNILALRFANQMFEPIWNRSYVDHVQITMAEDIGIGGRAGYYDGIGAARDVIQNHLLQLMALTAMEEPAAFDAASLLTEKLKVLRAVQLPEDLGKNTVRGQYAAAWQGGAKVGGYLDEDGIDASSKTDTYAAIRLQVDNRRWAGVPFYLRTGKRLGRRVTEIAVVFQRAPHSPFDSTATEELGANAIVIRVQPDEGMTVRFGSKVPGTSMEIRDVTMDFAYGESFTESSPEAYERLILDVLLGDANLFPRHQEVEESWKILDPIERYWATHGRPAQYASGSWGPAEADEMLARDGRSWRRP
- the opcA gene encoding glucose-6-phosphate dehydrogenase assembly protein OpcA produces the protein MKIDLTDTTASKINKALVQGRRAIGTPAVGMVLTMVIVTDEENAYDAIKAAEEASHEHPSRTLVVIKRHARTPRDRQSSRLDAEVRVGADAGTGETVILRTYGEVSDHADSVVLPLLLPDAPVVVWWPVDAPEVPSKDPLGALAQRRITDLYAVENPLETLRARVRSYAPGDTDLAWTRLTPWRSMLAAALDQARARITSAAVEAEAENPAAELLARWLEARLHVSVDRVVTAGPVVTAVRLGTENGEIVIDRPEGPLATLTLPGQPSRTLALKVRATSELIAEELRRLDADEMYAIALNGEATEETPAHV
- the pgi gene encoding glucose-6-phosphate isomerase; translation: MSDSPSGSPELTRRPEWTALEDHRKDALPQPDLRELFAADPGRAERYVVRVGDLRIDYSKHLVTDETLALLQELAAATDVFGLRDAMFRGERINVTEDRAVLHTALRAPRDAVVEVDGENVVPGVHAVLDKMAGFADRVRSGEWTGHTGKRIRNVVNIGIGGSDLGPAMAYEALRPFTDRELTFRFVSNVDGSDLHEAVRDLDPAETLFIVASKTFTTIETITNATSARSWLLKGLGGDEKAVAKHFVALSTNSEKVAGFGIDVDNMFEFWDWVGGRYSYDSAIGLSLMIAIGPDRFREMLDGFRIVDEHFRNAPAEANAPLLLGLLGIWYGNFHDAQSHAVLPYSHYLSKFTAYLQQLDMESNGKSVDREGRPVRWQTGPVVWGTPGTNGQHAYYQLIHQGTKLIPADFIGFARPVAELSDGLKAQHDLLMANLFAQGQALAFGKTAEEVRAEGVPEEQVPHRTFRGNHPTTTILAGELTPSVLGQLVALYEHKVFVQGAVWNIDSFDQWGVELGKVLAKRVEPALTEGADVPGLDPSTAALVAAYRNLREVN
- the gnd gene encoding phosphogluconate dehydrogenase (NAD(+)-dependent, decarboxylating), which codes for MQIGLVGLGKMGGNMRERLRNAGHTVIGYDTNPEKSDADSLADLVNQLDAPRTVWVMVPAGDATQHVIDQLAGLLKPYDTVVDGGNSRWTDDEKHAEELGKRGIGFVDAGVSGGVWGLKNGYALMVGGEKEYVDPLRPIFEALKPEGPYGFVHAGKVGAGHFAKMVHNGIEYAMMQAYAEGWELLEAVDSVDNVREVFRSWQEGTVIRSWLLDLAVDALDEDEHLEELRGYAQDSGEGRWTVEAAIDNSVPLPAITASLFSRFASRQDDSPQMKMIAALRNQFGGHAVESVKKA
- a CDS encoding histidine phosphatase family protein: MGDLLMVRHGETEWSRSGQHTSFTDLPLTARGEEQAKSLVPLLAGRPFALVLTSPLTRAVRTAELAGLTGAVRDPDLHEWYYGAYEGVTSDEIHRTRPDWDLWTDGGPAGADGAPGESPKEVGVRADRVLSRVAGALPEGDVMLVAHGHFLRALTARRLGLTAAEGRLFRLETGTVSRLSTEHGRPVIAEWNARA
- a CDS encoding membrane-associated oxidoreductase produces the protein MEIDNMTSAEERVWRAFARGQDVDFRESADEDPERGADWGPERTVRAAVLRALLLSAPQEDGETATLRLGGARITGVLDLKYSEIDHAVRLSHCYFENVPVLYAARLRQLNLRDSVLPGLDAATLRVDGVLRMSDCLFDGPVRLGGAQIAGALFLDRADIGARSAGQPALQLNHVTVGDGLSAAGLRALGGVRLTGASVAGSVDLGQARLEGGRGEVVLDAELAAVEGDVLLRGVDVHGWIGLRGARIGGRLDLSHARLSNPGDAALRASSCTIGEVWLRKSPPMEGTLNLRRAQVDVLWLEPDVVPEEVLLDSLVYTSLTPHAPAERRLAMLERDGEGYVPHAYEQLTAAYRRIGDDHAARQVQLAKQRRHRGTLPWYGRLWGYVQDATVGYGFRPLRAAGWLVSLLVIGSVAYALHHPQPLKTDEAPQFNPVFYTLDLLLPVISFGQEGAFAPADGYQWLSYALVLTGWILATTVVTGITRTVSRQ